In the genome of Rhodoferax sp. BAB1, one region contains:
- a CDS encoding single-stranded DNA-binding protein yields MIEGLITGTLVGLAEQRQGKNDTSFVLAKVKATPGEGESLIVNVITFAAEACAALLALDEGDTLALSGALTPKVWTDKQGNTRPALDMVASQVLTVYHVDRKRANLGGASNPTETP; encoded by the coding sequence ATGATCGAAGGCCTCATAACCGGCACCCTGGTGGGCCTGGCGGAACAGCGCCAGGGCAAGAACGACACATCGTTCGTGCTCGCCAAGGTAAAGGCCACGCCCGGTGAAGGCGAGAGCCTGATCGTCAACGTGATTACCTTCGCTGCCGAGGCCTGCGCGGCCCTGCTGGCGCTGGACGAGGGTGACACACTGGCCCTGTCTGGCGCGCTGACGCCCAAGGTCTGGACCGACAAGCAGGGCAACACCCGGCCCGCGCTGGACATGGTGGCCAGCCAGGTGCTGACGGTCTACCATGTGGACCGCAAGCGCGCCAACTTGGGCGGCGCATCGAACCCGACGGAAACCCCATGA